From the genome of Myxococcus stipitatus, one region includes:
- a CDS encoding M36 family metallopeptidase — MSRLPSLLAVAMVVAAPPLLARERLPTVDAFTSAPASSTLVRLDASAAPGLVIAHQEERLGVPTFAWVRSREVATASLAASSRTPEQTARGLVEKYAPVLRLKRTDAEHVPVKGVHPVPSGGRIVEFAQRVGGVEVFRQSLKVFLDGSGVPVTMSGHLSPVATEASFEKGRPFALEPREAIARAYADLEGHTLPAESLRDTGDGRGAYRHFELTPGPRTVRLTRPARAKPVYFALPDTLVPGYYVEVGTESREEGGSGLYAYVISAEDGRLLLRHALRKDAEPGAFTYRVWAEADGTFLPWDGPQGEQGNPHPTGLPDGYQAPLVAPNQVTLRNAPFSRNDPWLSPDATLTEGNNARAFADLAAPDGYGEGDVLGTLTAPGVFDHVHDPRAAPGITDEQVRAGLTHVFYVNNFLHDWFYDAGFDEASGNGQRDNYGRGGLGGDALDLRTQHHQMRNNAFVEVTADGMPSVVRYFIFDSGAERSLYIGTASETQGPFGFAPADFGPQQYDFTASAVWAEDGEGASSHDACAPLTNADMVRGNLAVVERGGGCDVLVKAGHVQEAGAVAMLLLPVSQGVLRVPGFGGRSSLITIPVAAGNSEVANRVRAALAQGPATVRLLRAGPARDSAFDTTLVAHEWAHFMTNRLIGDGSGLLNNQGFSLGEGWSDFAALLLTVREQDARLPGNENFGGTYAIGGYLQAGGANQGHYWGLRRYPYSTNQRKNPLLFRHIEDRALLPDTIPINPELADEDRWESHNSGEVWASLLWDCYVALLRDTGRLTFAQAQARMKEYLVTSLKLTPINPTFTEARDALLAAAAARDALDLALFSRAFARRGMGTRAVAPARNSFRHEGVFESYDTGKDLAFVRAELLRVDPDCDDDASLDQGEEAVVRVTLRNSGTGRLEQSSVTVASTPEGLRFPKGNRWQVPPSEPFQEVSVDVPVSVDGMAPRSFYLVIAFRDEQQSLPGVQTALFPMWVSRDEAPVSSVEETVEAVRHPWRMEEEPAGFAPGWARVARERDLGHHFNVPPTANPGLRSLVSPPLQVSTSRPFRFTFRHRHFLEYEEFYDPDLFLDGAVLELSTDDGRTWTDIGAAATPTYNVVVSDAWGDENPLVNRPAWGAKNAAYPELETVTVDLGGAYVGKTVRIRFAVGTNVWDQNWADMPVWDVDDLRFEGLDNTPFTAVVEDAGHCENHAPVVGAVPGVEVPEGVKVTLAAPGRDADGDALTYEWTVVEGPAVTLEGAEGAVVSFTAPEVKGESTLVLSVVASDGRLRSAPQSVRVRIVDASSESCGGCASGGVAPTLGALLFAVWLSRARRRHG, encoded by the coding sequence ATGTCGAGGTTGCCCTCGCTTCTCGCCGTCGCCATGGTGGTCGCCGCACCCCCGCTCCTGGCCCGTGAGCGATTGCCGACGGTGGATGCCTTCACCTCGGCGCCGGCCTCCTCCACGCTCGTCCGTCTCGATGCCTCGGCCGCTCCGGGCCTCGTCATTGCCCATCAAGAGGAGCGCCTGGGCGTTCCGACCTTCGCCTGGGTGAGGAGCAGGGAGGTGGCCACGGCCAGCCTTGCCGCCTCCTCGCGGACACCTGAGCAGACAGCGCGTGGACTGGTGGAGAAGTACGCGCCGGTGCTGCGGCTGAAGCGCACGGACGCGGAGCACGTGCCGGTGAAGGGGGTGCACCCGGTGCCCTCGGGTGGGCGAATCGTCGAGTTCGCGCAGCGGGTGGGCGGCGTGGAGGTGTTCCGACAGTCGTTGAAGGTATTCCTCGACGGGAGCGGAGTGCCGGTGACGATGTCGGGTCACTTGAGTCCGGTCGCGACCGAGGCGTCCTTCGAGAAGGGGAGGCCCTTCGCGCTGGAGCCGCGAGAGGCGATTGCCCGTGCGTACGCGGACCTGGAGGGCCACACGCTGCCGGCGGAGAGCTTGCGCGACACGGGAGATGGACGCGGAGCCTATCGGCACTTCGAGCTGACGCCGGGGCCGCGCACGGTTCGGCTCACGCGGCCCGCGAGGGCGAAGCCCGTGTACTTCGCGCTGCCGGACACGCTGGTGCCCGGGTACTACGTGGAGGTGGGGACGGAGTCACGGGAGGAGGGGGGCAGTGGGCTCTACGCGTATGTGATTTCGGCGGAGGACGGGCGGCTGCTGCTGCGCCACGCGTTGCGGAAGGACGCGGAGCCCGGCGCTTTCACCTATCGCGTCTGGGCCGAGGCGGACGGGACGTTCCTCCCATGGGATGGACCGCAGGGGGAGCAGGGCAATCCGCATCCCACGGGCCTGCCGGATGGCTACCAGGCGCCGCTGGTGGCGCCGAACCAGGTGACGCTGCGCAACGCTCCGTTCAGCCGGAACGACCCCTGGTTGTCGCCGGACGCGACGCTCACGGAGGGCAACAACGCGAGGGCCTTCGCGGACCTCGCGGCGCCTGATGGCTATGGGGAGGGAGACGTGTTGGGGACCCTCACCGCCCCGGGGGTGTTCGATCACGTCCATGACCCTCGCGCGGCCCCGGGCATCACGGACGAGCAGGTGAGGGCGGGCCTCACGCACGTCTTCTACGTGAACAACTTCCTGCACGACTGGTTCTACGACGCGGGCTTCGACGAGGCGTCGGGCAACGGGCAGCGGGACAACTACGGTCGGGGTGGACTGGGAGGGGACGCGCTGGACCTCAGGACCCAGCACCATCAGATGCGGAACAACGCGTTCGTCGAGGTCACCGCGGATGGGATGCCCTCGGTCGTGCGCTACTTCATCTTCGACTCCGGCGCGGAGCGTTCCCTCTACATCGGGACGGCTTCGGAAACCCAGGGCCCTTTCGGGTTCGCACCCGCGGACTTCGGTCCCCAGCAGTATGACTTCACGGCCTCGGCGGTGTGGGCGGAGGATGGTGAGGGAGCCTCCAGTCATGATGCCTGCGCGCCGCTGACCAACGCGGACATGGTGCGCGGCAACCTGGCGGTGGTGGAGCGGGGCGGTGGGTGTGACGTCCTGGTCAAGGCGGGACATGTCCAGGAGGCGGGAGCGGTGGCCATGCTTCTCCTGCCGGTGTCCCAAGGGGTGCTCCGTGTCCCCGGGTTTGGAGGACGCTCCAGTCTCATCACCATCCCCGTGGCCGCGGGCAACTCGGAGGTGGCCAACCGGGTCCGCGCGGCGCTCGCCCAGGGGCCGGCGACAGTTCGACTGCTGCGTGCTGGGCCCGCTCGGGACTCGGCCTTCGACACGACCCTCGTGGCGCACGAGTGGGCCCACTTCATGACCAACCGCCTCATCGGAGATGGCTCGGGGCTCCTCAACAACCAGGGGTTCTCCCTGGGGGAGGGGTGGAGCGACTTCGCGGCGCTGCTCCTGACGGTGCGCGAGCAGGACGCCCGCCTCCCTGGCAACGAGAACTTCGGAGGGACCTACGCGATCGGGGGCTACCTCCAGGCGGGAGGCGCCAACCAGGGCCACTACTGGGGGCTGCGCCGCTATCCCTACTCGACGAACCAGCGCAAGAACCCGCTCCTCTTCCGCCACATCGAGGACCGGGCGCTGCTGCCCGACACGATTCCCATCAACCCCGAGCTCGCGGACGAGGATAGATGGGAGTCCCACAACTCGGGCGAGGTGTGGGCGAGCCTGCTCTGGGATTGCTACGTGGCCCTGCTGCGGGATACCGGGCGGTTGACGTTCGCGCAGGCGCAGGCACGGATGAAGGAGTACCTCGTCACGTCCCTCAAGCTGACGCCCATCAACCCCACGTTCACGGAGGCGCGGGACGCGCTCCTCGCGGCGGCGGCGGCGCGGGACGCGCTGGACCTGGCGCTGTTCTCGCGCGCGTTCGCGCGCCGGGGCATGGGAACGCGCGCGGTCGCACCCGCCCGGAACTCCTTCCGCCATGAAGGCGTCTTCGAGAGCTATGACACCGGCAAGGACCTGGCCTTCGTCCGGGCGGAGCTCCTTCGGGTGGACCCCGATTGTGACGACGATGCCTCCTTGGACCAGGGGGAGGAGGCGGTGGTGCGCGTCACGCTGCGCAACTCGGGGACGGGGCGACTGGAGCAATCGAGCGTCACCGTGGCGAGCACGCCCGAAGGCCTTCGCTTCCCCAAGGGAAACCGCTGGCAGGTGCCCCCTTCGGAGCCGTTCCAGGAGGTGAGCGTGGACGTGCCTGTCAGCGTGGATGGGATGGCCCCACGCTCCTTCTACCTGGTCATCGCCTTCCGCGATGAGCAGCAGAGTCTGCCTGGCGTCCAGACGGCCTTGTTCCCGATGTGGGTGAGCAGGGACGAGGCGCCCGTCTCGAGCGTGGAGGAGACGGTGGAGGCGGTCCGGCATCCGTGGCGCATGGAGGAGGAGCCCGCGGGCTTCGCGCCGGGCTGGGCTCGCGTGGCGCGGGAGCGTGACCTGGGCCATCACTTCAACGTGCCGCCCACGGCGAACCCGGGCCTGCGCTCCCTCGTCTCTCCGCCGCTCCAGGTGTCCACGAGTCGTCCCTTCCGCTTCACCTTCCGACACCGCCACTTCCTCGAGTACGAGGAGTTCTATGACCCGGACCTGTTCCTGGATGGAGCGGTGCTCGAGCTGAGCACGGACGACGGGCGGACGTGGACGGACATCGGCGCGGCGGCGACGCCGACGTACAACGTCGTCGTCTCGGACGCGTGGGGCGATGAGAACCCGCTGGTGAACCGTCCGGCCTGGGGCGCGAAGAACGCGGCGTATCCCGAGCTCGAGACGGTGACGGTGGACCTGGGCGGGGCGTACGTGGGCAAGACGGTGCGCATCCGCTTCGCGGTGGGCACGAACGTGTGGGACCAGAACTGGGCCGACATGCCCGTCTGGGACGTGGATGACCTGCGCTTCGAGGGCCTCGACAACACGCCGTTCACGGCGGTGGTGGAGGACGCGGGGCATTGCGAGAACCACGCGCCGGTGGTGGGGGCCGTGCCAGGAGTGGAGGTGCCGGAGGGCGTGAAGGTGACGCTGGCGGCGCCGGGGCGCGACGCGGATGGAGACGCGCTGACGTACGAGTGGACGGTGGTGGAGGGACCGGCGGTGACGCTGGAGGGCGCGGAGGGGGCGGTGGTGTCCTTCACCGCGCCGGAGGTGAAGGGTGAATCGACGCTGGTGTTGAGCGTGGTCGCGAGTGACGGGCGGCTGCGGAGCGCGCCTCAGTCGGTGAGGGTTCGCATCGTGGACGCATCCTCGGAGAGCTGCGGAGGGTGCGCGTCCGGCGGCGTGGCTCCGACGCTCGGCGCGTTGCTGTTCGCGGTGTGGCTGTCACGCGCGAGACGCCGTCACGGTTGA
- a CDS encoding VIT domain-containing protein, with translation MSKEHEQGGLFTREGTRVPLQGVEVTGELLGGHARVRVRQRYHNAEKKPVEAVYTFPLPSDGTLSAFSMTCAGRRIEGIVKEREAAFQTYDDAITEGHGAALLDEERPNVFTAQVGNLLPGEETLIEVEFLQAITAEEGSVRWMLPTLVAPRYIPGTPSGDRTAHGTVDPTARVPDADRISPPIGNVAYGLRMDLLVDLGREVVVESPSHAVTLTRESGTRVRVGFARGEVALDRDLVLNLRSPDTSAVFTPLVTHKKGDGPGTFALTVIPDLLALAGATPRQEVIFMVDVSGSMAGDSLPQAQAALRLCLRHLREGDRFNIIAFQSSFESFKPKPVPYTQGMLEAADTWVAALGADGGTELLSPMRTAVRTAPDGVIVLLTDGQVGNEDEILQAVLAERKTARVYSFGIGTNVSDVLLRDMAKQTGGAVEFIHPGERIDDKVVAQFSRALAPRVTQLQAFFKDVEGTELAPSELPNLVDGVPWTLLGRYTTPGVGKVTLRGRSGNEDFALAIPLELPAESDRPAVEKLWAAERIKSWEAADLSGRRAESMKKRIVDLAVAHQIVTRHTSFVVVEERTGDRRASGQPETRVVPVNAPAGWAMFGTAKEKDRNQDVRAGGRLQRSRGATTGSFPAVPAPRPAAALPPPGSLPAPMRSMVQVRRATAPAAAPMPKMVSKKKGGLLGGLFGGGGAKAQKEYARRESGVFLGEDDGADMESFAPMEAREASAPEPLRHGGGAEDLLARQLANGLWDDVKGPAPEPVRQARATALALLELLREGITSSHALHGAQVKKAVEALLALTGQLSGAPEVAELALGVAWLVAAGPRTRGRIEQAAKPLSGLAGRLGNEVELRQHVDTLAAR, from the coding sequence ATGAGCAAGGAACACGAGCAGGGGGGGCTGTTCACGCGCGAGGGCACACGGGTGCCGCTCCAGGGTGTCGAGGTGACGGGTGAGCTCCTGGGAGGCCATGCGCGCGTGCGCGTGCGCCAGCGCTACCACAACGCCGAGAAGAAGCCGGTGGAGGCCGTCTACACCTTCCCCCTGCCCTCCGACGGGACCCTCTCCGCCTTCTCCATGACGTGCGCCGGCCGCCGCATCGAGGGCATCGTCAAGGAGCGCGAGGCCGCGTTCCAGACCTACGACGACGCCATCACCGAGGGCCACGGCGCCGCGCTGCTCGACGAGGAGCGCCCCAACGTCTTCACCGCCCAGGTGGGCAACCTCCTGCCCGGCGAGGAGACCCTCATCGAAGTGGAGTTCCTCCAGGCCATCACCGCCGAGGAGGGCAGCGTGCGGTGGATGCTCCCCACGCTCGTCGCGCCCCGCTACATCCCCGGCACGCCCTCCGGAGACCGCACCGCGCACGGCACCGTCGACCCCACCGCCCGCGTGCCCGACGCGGACCGCATCTCCCCGCCCATCGGGAACGTGGCCTACGGCCTGCGCATGGACCTGCTCGTGGACCTGGGCCGCGAGGTCGTGGTGGAGAGCCCGTCGCACGCCGTCACCCTCACCCGCGAGAGCGGCACCCGCGTGCGAGTGGGCTTCGCGCGCGGCGAGGTGGCCCTGGACCGGGACCTCGTCCTCAACCTGCGCAGCCCGGACACGAGCGCCGTGTTCACCCCGCTCGTCACCCACAAGAAGGGCGACGGGCCCGGCACCTTCGCCCTCACCGTCATCCCCGACCTGCTCGCCCTGGCCGGCGCCACGCCCAGGCAGGAGGTCATCTTCATGGTGGACGTCTCCGGCTCCATGGCCGGTGACAGCCTGCCCCAGGCCCAGGCCGCGCTGCGGCTGTGCCTGCGCCACCTGCGCGAGGGCGACCGCTTCAACATCATCGCCTTCCAGAGCAGCTTCGAGAGCTTCAAGCCCAAGCCCGTGCCCTACACCCAGGGCATGCTCGAGGCCGCGGACACGTGGGTCGCCGCGCTCGGCGCGGACGGCGGCACGGAGCTGCTGTCGCCCATGAGGACCGCCGTGCGCACCGCCCCCGACGGCGTCATCGTGCTGCTCACCGACGGTCAGGTGGGCAACGAGGACGAAATCCTCCAGGCCGTGCTCGCCGAGCGCAAGACGGCGCGCGTGTACTCGTTCGGCATCGGCACCAACGTCAGCGACGTGCTCCTGCGCGACATGGCGAAGCAGACCGGCGGCGCGGTGGAGTTCATCCACCCCGGCGAGCGCATCGACGACAAGGTCGTGGCCCAGTTCTCCCGCGCGCTCGCGCCCCGCGTCACCCAGCTCCAGGCCTTCTTCAAGGACGTCGAGGGCACCGAGCTGGCTCCGTCCGAACTCCCCAACCTGGTGGACGGCGTGCCCTGGACGCTGCTCGGCCGCTACACCACGCCGGGCGTCGGCAAGGTGACGCTGCGCGGTCGCTCGGGCAACGAGGACTTCGCGCTCGCCATCCCGCTGGAGCTGCCCGCCGAGTCGGACCGGCCCGCCGTGGAGAAGTTGTGGGCCGCCGAGCGCATCAAGAGCTGGGAGGCCGCGGACCTCTCCGGCCGCCGCGCCGAGTCCATGAAGAAGCGCATCGTGGACCTGGCCGTCGCCCATCAAATCGTCACCCGCCACACCTCGTTCGTCGTCGTCGAGGAGCGCACGGGCGACCGCCGCGCCTCGGGGCAACCGGAGACGCGTGTCGTCCCCGTCAACGCTCCGGCCGGCTGGGCCATGTTCGGCACGGCAAAGGAGAAGGACCGGAACCAGGACGTCCGAGCCGGCGGCAGGCTCCAGCGGTCGCGCGGCGCCACCACGGGCTCCTTCCCGGCGGTCCCCGCCCCCAGGCCGGCGGCGGCGCTTCCTCCTCCGGGCTCGCTCCCCGCGCCCATGCGGTCCATGGTCCAGGTCCGACGCGCCACCGCGCCCGCCGCGGCGCCCATGCCCAAGATGGTCTCGAAGAAGAAGGGCGGCCTGCTGGGAGGCCTCTTCGGCGGTGGCGGCGCCAAGGCCCAGAAGGAGTACGCGCGCCGCGAGTCGGGCGTGTTCTTGGGGGAGGACGACGGCGCCGACATGGAGTCCTTCGCGCCGATGGAAGCGCGGGAGGCTTCCGCGCCGGAGCCCCTCCGTCATGGCGGCGGCGCGGAGGACCTGCTCGCGCGGCAACTCGCCAACGGCCTGTGGGACGACGTGAAGGGCCCGGCCCCGGAGCCGGTGCGCCAGGCCCGCGCCACCGCGCTGGCCCTGTTGGAGCTGCTGCGCGAGGGCATCACCAGCAGCCACGCGCTGCACGGCGCTCAGGTGAAGAAGGCCGTGGAGGCGCTGCTGGCGCTCACCGGTCAGCTGTCCGGCGCGCCCGAGGTCGCGGAGCTGGCGCTGGGCGTGGCGTGGCTCGTCGCCGCCGGCCCCCGCACCCGGGGCCGTATCGAGCAGGCGGCGAAGCCGCTCTCCGGCCTCGCGGGCCGGCTGGGCAATGAAGTCGAGCTGCGTCAGCACGTGGACACGCTCGCCGCGCGCTGA
- a CDS encoding helix-turn-helix domain-containing protein — translation MSTRKTQSEWKLAELASEVGVSPRTVRYYVQRGLLPAPPFKGPDTVYGEEHLVRLKAIRVLQARFLPLDAIQVELTRLSLDELRKLGESDATPTPPEVAPRESEAPPPMAPAAVLPRPTVVTRYQRWELIPGLELHVSDSADAKVRALAERVRALIEEFQEREQS, via the coding sequence GTGAGCACGCGGAAGACACAGAGCGAGTGGAAGCTGGCGGAGCTGGCGTCCGAGGTGGGCGTCTCGCCACGCACGGTGCGCTACTACGTCCAGCGGGGGCTGTTGCCCGCGCCGCCCTTCAAGGGGCCGGACACCGTGTATGGCGAGGAGCACCTCGTCCGGCTGAAGGCCATCCGGGTCCTCCAGGCGCGGTTCCTCCCCCTGGATGCCATCCAGGTGGAGCTGACGCGCCTGTCGCTCGACGAGCTGCGCAAGCTGGGTGAGTCGGACGCCACTCCGACGCCACCGGAGGTCGCCCCTCGCGAGAGCGAAGCGCCACCGCCGATGGCACCCGCCGCCGTCCTCCCGCGTCCCACCGTGGTGACGCGCTACCAGCGCTGGGAGCTCATCCCCGGTCTGGAGCTGCACGTGTCGGATTCAGCGGATGCAAAGGTTCGGGCGCTCGCGGAGCGTGTGCGCGCCCTCATCGAGGAGTTCCAGGAAAGGGAGCAGTCATGA
- a CDS encoding DUF2721 domain-containing protein, whose product MNGGSEGLDLSSIRLIGTAVTPAVMVSACGIVATGLDNQIARMTTRMREMLREARQLPEGHSRRVLLGQEVAILDRRHAILARAIALAYTALLSFVVTSLLYLTKRQLDIPEALPVMSFSLGVLLLGAVALLALASLRLSRLAIRLEREELFGAQGPPPEA is encoded by the coding sequence ATGAATGGCGGCTCGGAAGGCCTGGACCTGTCGTCGATCCGGTTGATTGGGACGGCGGTGACGCCGGCGGTGATGGTGTCGGCGTGCGGCATCGTGGCGACGGGGTTGGACAACCAGATTGCGCGGATGACGACGCGGATGCGGGAGATGCTGCGCGAGGCGCGGCAGTTGCCGGAGGGGCATTCGCGGAGGGTGTTGTTGGGGCAGGAGGTGGCCATCCTGGATCGGCGGCACGCCATCCTCGCGAGGGCCATCGCGCTCGCGTACACGGCGCTGTTGTCCTTCGTGGTGACGTCGTTGCTGTACCTGACGAAGCGGCAGCTCGACATCCCGGAGGCGCTGCCGGTGATGTCGTTCTCGTTGGGGGTGTTGCTGCTGGGGGCGGTGGCGTTGCTGGCGTTGGCCTCGCTGCGCCTGAGCCGGTTGGCCATCCGGCTGGAGCGGGAGGAGCTCTTTGGCGCGCAGGGCCCGCCGCCGGAGGCGTGA